The following proteins are encoded in a genomic region of Periophthalmus magnuspinnatus isolate fPerMag1 chromosome 21, fPerMag1.2.pri, whole genome shotgun sequence:
- the usp37 gene encoding ubiquitin carboxyl-terminal hydrolase 37: MTSLATKLSSGSAVKIRVNSLDLGTTKWKEGTFEIQEKDNKASLCLRFNCGGAARTFQLSQNVKKVAPLANKITLTLKDNSVIFLDKLPVTLAQKTKDYLEKLRLGKPVLKTSYGSANFSVLSNRPVKNDSNPPGERQSTPRRQSSEGREDSTPRKPLGSPSRAASTPTRPLSENRSEKRKRLMNSESDLTEDYPKENDSSSNNKATSDPARKFLQSCKDKLKQQEENRNSAPLGSTPLQPTSFYGSRSVTKDYSQSHSFLDRPSSTAQSSSAKRSLLLPNHSTPFKKVRPSLDYGGWNKQRPTALAQPQPPLQGFSNLGNTCYMNAILQSLFSLPSFSNDMLKQSIPWKKVPINALLRRFAHLIAKKDVGCPETKKDLLRKVKSAISSTAERFSGNMQNDAHEFLSQCMDQLKDDVEKMNKSWSSETSPSSSSTAASSASGESGASASARAEPGEEADTSRIYTCPVAVNMEFEVQHTITCKCCGEVVTKREVFNDLSIDLPRRKKTLPLRSIQDSLDLFFRMEEIEYSCEKCNGKAATVTHKFSKLPRVLILHLKRYSFNAQLSLNSKLGQQVVIPRFLTLSSHCTESTRAPVSLSWTTAARTLKTAQAPVSLIPRRVGGRATGSSLLLDSDGEEELNRKVTLSRKRRLSSCLTEESEERAEEPTAMIESSDFSLNDEEMLAAVLEMSRQEAGLQGAGPEEGVGPEEGAGLGEEPSSSPDTGFGDAETGPELVYHTELETERPPADVLDSLDLTMDENKENQTPEAQEIDWVQQYSLEQEREEQELQQALAQSLQEHEAQEMREDDDLKRATELSLQEFNNSLPELLCSDDSGNEDVLDMEYTEAEAENLRRNAESGFLPNSFRLISVVSHIGSSSSSGHYISDVYDMKKQSWLTYNDLDVSRTQEGAVQRDRDRSGYIFFYMHKDVFEQLSEMERSGPGSSSDASRNVLQPL; the protein is encoded by the exons ATGACGTCTTTAGCCACAAAACTGTCCAGCGGCTCGGCGGTGAAGATCCGCGTCAACAGTTTGGACCTGGGGACGACGAAGTGGAAGGAGGGCACGTTTGAGATCCAGGAGAAGGACAACAAGGCCAGCCTCTGTCTGCGGTTTAACTGTGGAGGAGCGGCCAGAACGTTTCAG cTGAGTCAGAATGTGAAGAAAGTGGCTCCTCTCGCGAATAAGATCACCCTCACTCTGAAGGACAACAGTGTGATTTTTCTGGACAAACTGCCCGTGACTTTGGCTCAGAAGACCAAAGATTACCTGGAGAAACTCCGGCTCGGAAAACCTG tTTTAAAAACCTCGTATGGAAGTGCAAACTTCAGTGTCCTCAGCAACCGACCCGTGAAGAATGACTCCAACCCTccaggagagagacag AGCACTCCTCGTCGACAGAGCTCTGAGGGCAGAGAGGACTCGACTCCTCGTAAACCTCTGGGCAGCCCGAGCCGAGCCGCCTCCACCCCCACACGCCCTCTGTCTGAGAACAG GAGTGAGAAGAGAAAGCGGCTCATGAACTCTGAGAGTGACCTGACCGAGGACTATCCCAAAGAGAACGACTCCTCCAG CAACAACAAGGCCACTTCAGACCCGGCCAGGAAGTTTTTACAGAGCTGCAAAGACAAACTCAAACAACAGGAGGAAAACAGAAACTCAG CTCCTCTGGGCTCGACTCCTCTCCAGCCGACCTCGTTCTACGGGAGCAGATCAGTGACGAAGGATTACAGCCAGAGCCACTCTTTCCTCGACAG ACCCTCGTCCACAGCGCAGTCGTCCTCCGCTAAAAGAAGTCTTCTGCTGCCGAACCACTCGACGCCGTTCAAAAAGGTCCGGCCGTCTCTGGACTACGGAGGCTGGAACAAGCAGAGGCCCACCGCTCTGGCCCAGCCGCAGCCTCCTCTGCAGGG tttcTCGAACCTGGGTAACACCTGCTACATGAATGCGATTCTGCAGTCTCTGTTCAGCCTCCCGTCTTTCTCCAACGACATGTTAAAGCAGAGCATCCCCTGGAAGAAAGTGCCCATCAACGCACTGCTCAG ACGTTTCGCTCACCTCATAGCCAAGAAGGACGTCGGCTGTCCAGAGACGAAGAAAGACCTGCTCAGAAAAGTCAAGAGCGCCATTTCTTCAACCGCCGAGAGGTTTTCAGGAAACATGCAAAAT GATGCTCATGAGTTCTTGAGCCAGTGCATGGACCAGCTGAAGGACGACGTCGAGAAGATGAACAAGAGCTGGTCCAGTGAaacctccccctcttcctcctccaccgccGCCTCCTCCGCCTCCGGTGAAAGCGGCGCCTCGGCTTCAGCGCGGGCGGAACCAGGAGAGGAGGCCGACACTTCACGCATCTACACCTGCCCCGTGGCCGTCAACATGGAGTTTGAGGTCCAGCACACCATCACGTGCAAATG TTGCGGCGAAGTGGTGACCAAACGTGAGGTGTTCAACGACCTGTCCATCGACCTGCCTCGGAGGAAGAAGACTCTGCCCCTGCGCTCCATACAGGACTCTCTGGACCTGTTCTTCAGA atggagGAGATCGAGTATTCCTGCGAAAAGTGCAACGGCAAAGCGGCAACCGTGACGCACAAGTTCAGCAAGCTCCCGAG AGTCCTGATCCTGCATCTGAAGAGGTACAGTTTTAACGCACAGCTCtccctgaactccaaactgggCCAGCAGGTGGTCATCCCGCGTTTCCTCACACTCTCGTCTCACTGCACAGAGTCCACACGGGCCCCCGTCAGCCTCAGCTGGACCACGGC GGCCAGAACGCTCAAGACCGCACAGGCGCCCGTGTCTTTAATCCCAAG gagggtgggagggagagcGACCGGCTCGTCTCTGCTCCTGGACTCGGACGGAGAAGAGGAGCTGAACAGAAAAGTGACTCTGAGCCGAAAGAGGCGTCTGAGCAGCTGTTTGACCGAAGAGAGCGAAGAGCGAGCGGAGGAG cCCACAGCCATGATAGAGTCTTCAGACTTCAGCCTAAACGATGAGGAGATGCTCGCCGCGGTGCTGGAGATGAGCAGACAGGAGGCGGGGCTACAGGGGGCGGGGCCCGAGGAAGGCGTGGGGccggaggagggggcggggctggggGAGGAGCCCAGCAGCAGCCCTGACACCGGGTTTGGAGACGCAGAGACTGGACCAGAGCTGGTGTATCACACGGAGCTGGAGACGGAGCGGCCGCCTGCAG ACGTGTTGGACTCTCTGGACCTGACCATGGACGAGAACAAAGAGAACCAGACTCCAGAGGCCCAGGAGATCGACTGGGTTCAACAGTACAGTCtggagcaggagagggaggagcaggagctaCAGCAGGCCCTGGCACAGAGTCTACAGGAGCAT GAGGCTCAGGAGATGAGGGAGGACGATGACCTGAAGAGGGCGACAGAGCTCAGTTTACAAG AGTTCAATAACTCTCTACCGGAGCTGCTGTGTTCAGACGATTCTGGAAACGAGGACGTCCTGGACATGGAGTACACTGAGGCCGAGGCCGAGAACCTGAGGAGGAACGCAGAG agtGGATTTTTGCCAAACTCCTTCCGTCTCATCAGTGTGGTCAGTCACATCGgcagcagctcctcctctg GACACTACATCAGCGACGTGTACGACATGAAGAAACAGTCGTGGCTCACCTACAACGACCTGGACGTGTCTCGGACTCAAGAGGGCGCTGTTCAGAGGGACCGGGACCGCAGCGGCTACATATTCTTCTACATGCACAA GGACGTCTTCGAGCAGCTGTCTGAGATGGAGAGATCCGGTCCTGGAAGTTCGTCCGACGCATCGAGAAACGTTTTGCAGCcactttaa
- the LOC117389181 gene encoding CCR4-NOT transcription complex subunit 9-like, producing the protein MLATGAAVSNVTALAQVDREKIYQWINELSSPETRENALLELSKKRESVPDLAPMLWHSCGTIAALLQEIVNIYPSINPPTLTAHQSNRVCNALALLQCVASHPETRSAFLAAHIPLFLYPFLHTVSKTRPFEYLRLTSLGVIGALVKTDEQEVINFLLTTEIIPLCLRIMESGSELSKTVATFILQKILLDDTGLAYICQTYERFSHVAMILGKMVLQLSKEPSARLLKHVVRCYLRLSDNLRAREALRQCLPDQLKDSTFAQVLKDDTTTKRWLAQLVKNLQEGQVTDARGIPLAPQ; encoded by the exons ATGCTGGCCACGGGAGCT GCTGTGAGTAATGTGACAGCTCTGGCGCAGGTGGACAGGGAGAAGATTTACCAGTGGATCAATGAGCTGTCGAGTCCCGAGACCAGAGAGAACGCTTTACTGGAGCTGAGCAAGAAACGGGAGTCTGTGCCCGACCTGGCCCCTATGCTTTGGCACTCCTGCGGCACCATCGCTGCCCTCCTACAG GAAATAGTGAACATCTACCCCTCCATAAACCCCCCCACACTCACAGCGCACCAGTCCAACCGAGTCTGCAACGCCCTGGCTCTTCTACAATGTGTCGCCTCGCATCCAGAAACgag GTCTGCGTTCCTGGCGGCCCACATCCCTCTGTTCTTGTACCCGTTTCTTCACACTGTGAGCAAAACACGGCCCTTCGAGTATCTGCGCCTTACCAGTCTTGGAGTCATAG GAGCTTTGGTCAAAACAGacgaacaggaagtgatcaactttctcctcacgaCGGAAATCATCCCTCTGTGTCTGCGCATCATGGAGTCAGGCAGCGAGCTCTCGAAAACG GTCGCCACGTTCATCCTGCAGAAGATCTTGCTGGACGACACTGGGCTGGCTTACATCTGTCAGACGTACGAGCGATTCTCTCACGTCGCCATGATCCTG GGTAAAATGGTTCTGCAGTTGTCCAAAGAACCGTCTGCTCGGCTCCTGAAGCACGTGGTCCGCTGTTACCTCAGACTCTCCGATAATCTCAG AGCGAGAGAAGCCCTGCGCCAGTGCCTCCCCGACCAGCTCAAAGACTCCACGTTCGCGCAAGTTTTAAAAGACGACACCACCACGAAGAGATGGCTCGCTCAGCTCGTCAAAAACCTGCAAGAGGGACAGGTCACCGACGCCAGAGGAATCCCACTCGCCCCGCAGTGA